A section of the Zymoseptoria tritici IPO323 chromosome 9, whole genome shotgun sequence genome encodes:
- a CDS encoding chromatin remodeling complex WSTF-ISWI, small subunit (SNF2 family): protein RADIAAYTKPKRDAFLLANKSYFQPLLPENSYIDKLERINAMAGQDEPEEHPYVNLTEQPKEVTAVMKPYQLEGLSFLVHMYENGVSSILGDEMGLGKTLQTLSLFQYLVENKPTTGEHRPNLVVCPLSVLSSWIAESRKWVPGLNVVRFHGPVNERLRLKQEMLEKKTRFDKTHDPEDRVDLVVTTYETFTAEQMWFKRVFVWRYCVLDEGHKIKNEKSDISSALHGLSAEYRLLLTGTPLQNNLKEMWALLHWLFPEVFTIDTADEFRKAFDLTKGTVSTTFMDDARRLLELIMIRRMKNTPGVNLDLPEKEEVVLFVPLTPMQRFWYTRLLTKDNGTLDDANAALGKAEDMDTSDIWAESKAIMQEALQVEEEPDTQKKNAWQKLMNLLMQLRKVCIHPYMVPHAAPPMYDIGNHIMNASAKFIVLDKMLEELVVKQKKKVLIFSGFTRALDLVEELLHLKGANSHDAPFRHARLDGSTARAQRNLSIRMFNDMRSDCNVMLLSTRAGGLGINLTSANDVIFIDDDWNPQVTLQAEARAHRIGQKNKVTVYKLCTQGTVEEQMQGRIRKKLYLSAKITESMRNLHSENNADKKRKRRSPNNAVANDDDAPHLDTASLQSLIRRGAQTLARPQIQVSELLNWDWATTLQKCKDQPFDITAAPTSTTDIETPAVDEQTWLSSMEKVQTAIFDGKRHQKALQAAAALPTDLTRADRRVGKNTTVEIDGFMIDKNSLLCAHWEAVPTLAGKDPRLASPKREKREPIIHQEFCQSCWVGPDSKRGELLDCTRCPRIIHQHCIPEGSLTGGISKNWTFTCTQHACRDCGAKTSDAGGVIFRCRWCEAGYCEDCLDWDKANLVGHELPEFGLLNFGRVTQAFYIECHGC, encoded by the exons CGAGCAGACATCGCCGCTTACACCAAGCCGAAGAGGGATGCATTCCTCCTGGCCAACAAGTCATACTTCCAACCTCTTCTCCCCGAAAACAGCTACATCGACAAACTCGAGCGCATCAATGCCATGGCTGGGCAGGACGAGCCAGAAGAGCACCCATATGTCAATCTCACCGAGCAGCCGAAGGAGGTCACAGCTGTGATGAAGCCATACCAGTTGGAAGGTCTGTCATTCCTCGTCCACATGTACGAGAATGGTGTGTCATCCATCCTGGGTGACGAGATGGGACTGGGAAAGACACTCCAGACACTGTCACTTTTTCAATATCTCGTCGAGAACAAGCCCACCACCGGCGAGCATCGACCAAATCTGGTGGTGTGCCCGCTCAGCGTGCTGTCATCTTGGATCGCCGAGTCACGGAAGTGGGTGCCTGGTCTGAATGTTGTGCGCTTCCACGGACCTGTCAACGAACGCCTGCGCTTGAAGCAAGAGatgctggagaagaagacgaggttCGACAAGACGCACGATCCAGAAGACCGCGTGGATCTGGTAGTCACAACATACGAGACCTTCACTGCGGAGCAGATGTGGTTCAAGCGAGTCTTCGTTTGGCGGTATTGTGTGCTTGATGAAGGTCACAAGATCAAGAATGAGAAGTCCGACATCTCATCTGCTCTCCACGGTCTCAGCGCGGAGTATCGCTTGTTGCTCACTGGAACCCCTCTCCAGAACAACCTCAAGGAAATGTGGGCTCTCCTACATTGGCTGTTCCCGGAGGTCTTCACCATCGACACCGCCGATGAGTTCCGCAAAGCATTCGACCTGACCAAAGGAACTGTCTCTACTACATTCATGGACGATGCTCGTCGTCTGCTGGAGCTCATCATGATTCGTCGGATGAAGAATACCCCCGGTGTCAACCTTGATCtgccggagaaggaggaagtcgtGCTCTTCGTCCCACTCACGCCTATGCAACGATTCTGGTACACTCGCCTCTTGACCAAAGATAACGGCACCCTCGACGAT GCCAATGCTGCACTGGGCAAAGCTGAAGATATGGATACTAGCGATATCTGGGCGGAAAGCAAGGCCATCATGCAGGAAGCACTTCAAGTCGAAGAGGAGCCCGATacgcagaagaagaacgctTGGCAGAAGTTGATGAACCTGCTCATGCAACTTCGCAAGGTGTGTATCCACCCGTACATGGTGCCCCACGCTGCTCCACCGATGTACGATATTGGCAATCACATCATGAACGCCTCAGCCAAGTTCATCGTGTTGGACAAGATGTTGGAGGAACTGGTTGtcaagcagaagaagaaggtcttGATCTTCTCTGGCTTCACTCGAGCGCTCGACTTGGTTGAAGAGCTCCTTCACCTCAAAGGCGCCAACAGTCACGATGCACCATTCCGCCACGCACGTCTTGACGGCAGCACCGCGCGTGCCCAGCGTAATCTCAGCATCCGCATGTTCAACGACATGCGTTCCGACTGCAATGTCATGCTGCTGTCGACTCGCGCTGGAGGTCTCGgcatcaacctcacctccgccaacgatgtcatcttcatcgacgatGACTGGAATCCACAAGTCACCCTCCAAGCCGAAGCTCGTGCTCACCGTATTGGTCAGAAGAACAAAGTCACCGTCTACAAACTCTGCACTCAGGGCACTGTTGAAGAGCAAATGCAAGGCCGCATCCGCAAGAAGCTCTACCTCTCTGCGAAGATCACCGAGAGCATGCGCAATCTGCACTCGGAAAACAATGCTGACAAGAAACGCAAGCGTCGCTCCCCCAACAATGCCGTcgccaacgacgacgacgctcCTCACCTCGACACCGCCTCGCTGCAATCGCTCATCCGTCGCGGCGCGCAAACTCTCGCTCGTCCGCAGATTCAAGTCAGTGAACTGCTGAACTGGGATTGGGCCACCACCCTCCAGAAATGCAAAGACCAGCCCTTCGACATCACCGCGGCCCCCACCTCAACTACTGATATCGAAACCCCTGCCGTCGATGAGCAAACCTGGCTCTCCTCCATGGAAAAGGTTCAAACCGCCATCTTTGACGGGAAAAGGCACCAAAAAGCCCTTCAGGCCGCCGCCGCGCTCCCAACAGACCTTACCCGCGCCGACCGCCGCGTGGGCAAGAACACCACCGTCGAAATCGACGGCTTCATGATCGACAAGAATTCTCTCCTCTGCGCGCATTGGGAAGCCGTGCCCACACTCGCCGGCAAGGATCCACGTCTCGCATCTCCGAagcgggagaagagggagCCTATCATCCATCAGGAATTCTGCCAGTCGTGTTGGGTGGGTCCGGACAGTAAGCGTGGCGAACTTCTCGACTGTACTCGCTGTCCTCGAATCATCCACCAGCACTGTATCCCCGAGGGCAGTCTCACGGGCGGCATCAGCAAGAACTGGACATTCACCTGCACTCAGCACGCTTGTCGAGACTGCGGCGCCAAGACCTCCGACGCTGGCGGCGTCATCTTTCGTTGCCGCTGGTGCGAGGCGGGATACTGTGAGGATTGTCTCGACTGGGACAAAGCCAACCTCGTCGGCCACGAGTTGCCGGAATTCGGATTGCTGAACTTTGGACGTGTCACTCAAGCATTCTACATTGAATGCCACGGTTGC
- the RKI1 gene encoding ribose 5-phosphate isomerase A (ribose-5-phosphate isomerase; phosphopentosisomerase; phosphoriboisomerase; ribose phosphate isomerase; 5-phosphoribose isomerase; D-ribose 5-phosphate isomerase; D-ribose-5-phosphate ketol-isomeraseRibose 5-phospahte isomerase, in KEGG protein ribB is annotated (60782), additional ribA is present (41591)), giving the protein MSTPIGTPLASSTPAAVAPELLQVEAAKRKAAFRAVADHFDSSFRFVGIGSGSTIVYGVEAIAAHLKSHPPPPGHLNWFVPTGWNSRKVIEAAGLTPIAFDSLPADVLLDVAFDGADEVDADLNCIKGGGACLFQEKLVARRARKFVCIADYRKDQEKLLTVWPTIPIEVAPIAHASVIRELKLLGSPAPIVREHTLAKTGPVQTDQSFYIIDAPFPQLQNSQEVDELASNIKAIEGVLEVGLFHGKNGIQTLREGGQGGQKPVAVYFGLQNGEVLVRKSKEWEEEEKRAGEAREKEA; this is encoded by the coding sequence ATGTCCACACCAATCGGCACCCCCCTCGCCTCTTCCACCCCCGCCGCCGTCGCCCCCGAACTCCTGCAAGTCGAAGCCGCGAAACGCAAAGCCGCTTTCCGCGCCGTCGCCGACCACTtcgactcctccttccgcttcgtggGAATCGGCTCCGGCAGCACaatagtctacggcgtcgaAGCCATCGCCGCCCACCTCAAATCGCACCCTCCACCCCCGGGGCACCTAAACTGGTTCGTGCCCACGGGCTGGAATTCCCGAAAGGTTATCGAAGCGGCCGGTCTCACGCCCATAGCTTTCGACTCTCTACCCGCTGACGTGCTGCTCGACGTGGCATTCGATGGAGCGGACGAGGTAGACGCGGACCTGAATTGCATaaagggaggaggagcgtgTCTGTTTCAAGAAAAATTGGtcgcgaggagggcgaggaagttTGTCTGTATCGCCGACTACCGCAAAGATCAGGAGAAACTCCTCACAGTCTGGCCCACAATCCCCATCGAAGTCGCACCCATCGCGCACGCCAGCGTAATCCGCGAACTCAAACTCCTCGGCTCCCCGGCGCCCATCGTCCGCGAACACACGCTCGCGAAAACCGGTCCCGTGCAAACCGATCAGTCGTTCTACATCATCGACGCGCCGTTTCCGCAACTGCAAAATTCGCAAGAGGTGGACGAATTGGCGAGTAATATTAAAGCGATTGAGGGCGTGTTGGAGGTGGGGCTTTTCCATGGGAAGAATGGAATTCAGACGTTGAGGGAGGGTGGACAGGGAGGGCAGAAACCTGTGGCGGTGTATTTTGGACTGCAGAATGGGGAGGTGCTGGTGAGGAAGAGTaaggagtgggaggaggaggagaagagggcgggggaggcgagggagaaggaggcttGA